A part of Alkalinema sp. FACHB-956 genomic DNA contains:
- a CDS encoding cyanoexosortase B system-associated protein, which yields MSLPLSTQWRSSLSVFRLGLLALLLVLLIVGALPGYLKGSWFWQSPPPITVLQQLKTLRQQGLALPGWQMTKQRTLSLGDHIWSVQESQDAQKNTAILFLFTQNGPKDQPQVEWTDLNGLQQWETDSQQSLSFAVPAGADSRSTSPSQTIPITAQLFRAWNPQQTYAVLQWYAWPTGGDPTPSRWFMADRWAQLHRQRQPWVAVSALLEMEPLDDLSKYRDRIETLGKTIQSTLLDTVFTAAD from the coding sequence ATGTCGCTTCCCCTTTCCACCCAGTGGAGATCGTCACTCTCGGTCTTTCGCTTGGGTCTATTAGCGCTGTTGCTCGTTCTCCTGATCGTAGGAGCCCTGCCGGGCTATCTCAAAGGCAGTTGGTTTTGGCAATCTCCGCCACCGATCACTGTGTTGCAACAACTCAAAACCCTGCGACAACAGGGATTAGCTCTACCCGGTTGGCAGATGACGAAACAGCGCACCTTGTCCCTGGGAGATCACATCTGGTCTGTGCAGGAAAGCCAGGATGCTCAGAAGAATACGGCAATTTTGTTCCTGTTTACCCAAAACGGCCCCAAGGATCAACCGCAGGTGGAATGGACTGATCTGAATGGGCTGCAACAATGGGAAACCGACTCCCAACAATCCCTTTCGTTTGCCGTGCCTGCAGGGGCAGATTCCCGATCGACCTCGCCTTCCCAAACCATCCCGATCACTGCCCAGTTGTTTCGCGCTTGGAACCCGCAGCAAACCTATGCGGTATTGCAGTGGTATGCTTGGCCGACGGGGGGAGATCCCACCCCCAGCCGTTGGTTTATGGCCGATCGCTGGGCGCAATTGCATCGTCAGCGTCAGCCCTGGGTGGCAGTGTCTGCCCTGCTGGAAATGGAACCCTTGGATGACTTGAGTAAATACCGCGATCGCATTGAAACCCTCGGGAAGACTATACAGAGCACGCTGCTGGACACCGTGTTTACTGCCGCTGATTAG
- a CDS encoding MASE1 domain-containing protein, with product MSPAAPSFAPVMRQLKFPGLSRVLIKLGSIVALAIAYYATAELSRYLASTPQDVTPVWPPDGLAVAAVLVFGNWLAYGVGLGSFLANFWAFRDTTSLAALLMSTLPVIGIAIGTTLGTLLGSWLLRKATKGRYPLERVTDVFRFLFLTGMAGPSVNATVGVTCLMLSGKVPWPAYGTVWLIWWISNVSGIWIVTPILLSWKNLLQNSQSPFQHPLQQLRQWLFPPLNSDPSQSSLPPQAFFAKLRWLSFWRTMEPAVLLGLIAGIGGVAFDRGYHFEFMLIPLLIWAAFRLGQPGATLFTGVVTAIAVIATVNGKGGFVRADLNYSLMQLQAFIGVITLTILVLTATIAERARAEAKLRVAFDQLAETNETLEIRVQERTEELYLKNETLQQTLTKLQQTQLQMLQSEKMSALGQMVAGIAHEINNPVNFIHGNLTYIERYVKDLLQVIEAYQLHYPQPPQTLQILLDEVHFTFLQADLIKLLQSMNVGTDRIRQIILSLRNFSRLDEADFKAVNLHEGLENTLLILQHRFIGKHNRPDIEIVKHYGDLPLVECYPSQINQVFMNLLVNAIDALEEPIAQSANDHEKPHLRRIWIATRAIANDRIQVEIVDNGVGIPEDVKSRIFDPFFTTKPVGKGTGLGLSISYQIITEKHQGQLWCSSTPGRGTKFMIEIPVHQYPRTNLEKY from the coding sequence ATGTCCCCTGCTGCTCCCTCCTTTGCTCCAGTAATGCGCCAACTGAAATTCCCTGGACTTTCCCGTGTTCTGATTAAACTCGGCTCCATTGTTGCCCTAGCGATCGCCTACTATGCCACCGCAGAGCTGTCTCGCTATTTGGCCTCTACGCCCCAGGATGTCACGCCTGTGTGGCCCCCCGATGGCCTTGCCGTGGCAGCCGTCCTGGTATTTGGCAATTGGCTAGCCTATGGAGTGGGTTTGGGGTCATTCCTCGCCAATTTCTGGGCCTTTCGGGATACGACCAGTCTCGCTGCACTATTGATGTCCACCCTGCCTGTGATTGGCATCGCGATCGGGACTACTCTAGGAACCCTACTGGGGAGCTGGTTACTCCGGAAAGCCACGAAGGGCCGCTATCCCTTGGAGCGGGTGACTGATGTCTTTCGCTTTTTGTTCTTGACCGGTATGGCAGGCCCATCGGTGAATGCCACCGTTGGGGTGACCTGCCTAATGCTGAGTGGTAAAGTTCCCTGGCCTGCCTATGGCACCGTGTGGTTAATCTGGTGGATTTCTAATGTGTCCGGCATTTGGATTGTGACACCCATTCTACTTTCCTGGAAGAATTTATTACAGAACAGTCAATCTCCTTTTCAGCATCCTCTTCAGCAACTTCGTCAATGGCTGTTTCCACCACTGAATTCAGATCCATCGCAATCCTCCCTCCCTCCCCAGGCTTTCTTTGCCAAGCTCCGTTGGCTGAGCTTCTGGAGAACCATGGAGCCAGCGGTTTTACTCGGTTTAATTGCTGGGATTGGTGGAGTCGCCTTTGACCGAGGCTACCACTTCGAATTTATGCTGATTCCCCTGTTGATTTGGGCGGCATTTCGTCTGGGGCAACCGGGCGCGACGTTGTTCACGGGGGTAGTGACCGCGATCGCAGTGATTGCAACCGTCAATGGTAAGGGTGGATTTGTCCGGGCCGATTTGAATTACTCTTTAATGCAATTGCAAGCTTTCATTGGCGTCATTACCCTGACCATTTTGGTGCTGACGGCCACGATCGCGGAACGGGCCCGAGCAGAAGCCAAGTTGCGAGTTGCCTTTGATCAACTGGCTGAAACCAATGAAACCTTAGAAATTCGTGTCCAAGAGCGGACTGAGGAACTCTATCTCAAGAATGAAACGTTGCAACAAACCCTGACTAAGTTGCAACAAACCCAATTGCAAATGCTGCAAAGTGAAAAAATGTCCGCCTTGGGACAAATGGTGGCTGGGATTGCCCATGAAATTAATAACCCTGTCAATTTTATTCATGGCAATCTGACCTATATTGAGCGCTATGTTAAAGACTTACTCCAAGTCATTGAAGCCTATCAACTCCATTACCCACAACCTCCCCAAACGCTACAAATTCTGCTGGATGAAGTGCATTTCACCTTTCTCCAAGCCGATTTGATCAAACTCCTCCAATCAATGAATGTCGGAACCGATCGGATTCGGCAGATTATCCTATCCCTGCGCAACTTTTCTCGCTTGGATGAAGCAGACTTTAAAGCGGTTAATCTCCATGAAGGGCTGGAGAATACTCTTCTCATCCTACAGCACCGCTTCATTGGTAAGCACAATCGTCCAGATATTGAGATTGTCAAGCATTACGGTGATTTGCCGTTAGTAGAATGCTATCCCAGCCAAATTAATCAAGTTTTTATGAATCTATTGGTCAACGCGATCGATGCCTTGGAAGAACCCATTGCCCAGTCCGCTAACGACCATGAAAAACCTCACTTACGACGGATTTGGATTGCCACGCGAGCCATCGCTAACGATCGCATTCAAGTGGAAATTGTAGATAATGGAGTGGGCATTCCAGAAGATGTCAAATCCCGCATTTTTGACCCCTTTTTTACCACCAAACCTGTGGGTAAAGGCACGGGTTTGGGACTCTCAATCAGCTATCAAATCATTACCGAAAAACATCAGGGGCAGCTCTGGTGTAGCTCTACCCCCGGTAGAGGCACCAAATTTATGATTGAAATTCCGGTGCATCAATACCCGCGAACGAATCTTGAAAAATACTAA
- a CDS encoding HetZ-related protein: MNTQFASAAEQPSGLAVNSTSSNPSPTTSQRNAQLDDLNQSDIQKLAQILVSELTTELNLKATDAVQAIAQRIAIEVERICSKSDRIQTSGQVGSWRLTLARYRLQKCIHFYQLGSRRGRIDLHSTLSTMVYRPISPAHLQLSFQARYNLIEDFLQGFYTESLRAFRRENALEETYQPKTKLQLAEYMAFTEQYAKRRITLPGCQSQQLVILRAQRFATRQPQEIAVDIETAMESAKDSESDAYGRSPVLQMIREQMVSEKQDNGEDSLRDRVVTELIQYLESQDQQDCINYLTLKLQDLSVPEIDEILGLTARQRDYLQQRFKYHVEKFAISHNWQLVHEWLGADLDRNLGLSPQLWQQFRANLTPDQQQLLDFKQTGTEDKVIAKSLKCTEKQVQKRWAKLLEAAWETRNQHTK, encoded by the coding sequence ATGAACACCCAATTTGCTTCTGCTGCTGAACAACCATCAGGGCTCGCTGTCAACAGCACCTCCTCCAACCCCTCACCCACCACCTCCCAACGCAATGCTCAACTCGATGACCTGAACCAAAGCGATATCCAAAAGCTGGCTCAAATCCTAGTCTCCGAACTGACAACGGAACTGAACCTGAAAGCAACCGACGCGGTTCAAGCGATCGCCCAACGGATCGCCATTGAAGTCGAACGGATTTGTAGCAAGAGCGATCGCATCCAAACCTCTGGCCAAGTCGGATCTTGGCGGTTAACCCTAGCGCGCTATCGCTTACAAAAATGCATTCACTTTTATCAACTGGGTTCTCGGCGCGGGCGGATTGATCTGCACAGCACCCTCAGCACCATGGTCTATCGCCCCATTTCCCCTGCCCATCTACAACTCAGCTTCCAAGCTCGCTACAACCTGATCGAGGACTTCCTGCAAGGGTTCTACACCGAATCGCTACGGGCCTTCCGTCGGGAAAATGCCTTGGAGGAAACCTACCAACCTAAAACGAAGCTGCAACTGGCGGAATACATGGCATTTACGGAACAGTATGCCAAGCGTCGCATCACATTACCGGGATGCCAAAGCCAACAGTTAGTGATTCTGCGGGCCCAACGGTTTGCCACTCGCCAACCCCAGGAAATTGCGGTGGATATTGAAACGGCAATGGAATCAGCAAAAGATTCGGAATCGGATGCCTACGGACGGTCTCCGGTATTGCAAATGATTCGGGAACAAATGGTTTCGGAAAAACAGGACAATGGGGAAGATTCCCTGCGCGATCGGGTCGTAACGGAATTGATCCAGTATTTAGAATCCCAAGATCAACAGGATTGCATCAACTATCTCACGCTGAAGTTACAGGATTTATCCGTACCGGAAATCGATGAAATTTTGGGCCTGACCGCACGGCAGCGGGATTACCTGCAACAGCGCTTTAAGTACCATGTGGAAAAGTTTGCCATTTCCCACAATTGGCAGTTGGTGCATGAGTGGCTGGGGGCCGATCTCGATCGTAACCTGGGTCTTTCACCCCAGCTTTGGCAGCAATTCCGTGCCAACCTCACCCCGGATCAACAACAACTCTTAGACTTCAAACAAACTGGCACTGAGGATAAGGTGATTGCGAAGTCGCTAAAATGCACGGAAAAACAGGTGCAGAAGCGCTGGGCAAAACTGCTGGAAGCAGCCTGGGAAACTCGGAATCAACACACGAAATAG
- a CDS encoding bifunctional 4-hydroxy-2-oxoglutarate aldolase/2-dehydro-3-deoxy-phosphogluconate aldolase, with the protein MTPNSWHQLLTQNRAIAVIRTAHYDRGWGMANAVALGGMRLIEVTWDSDRAPELIMRLREAHPDCVIGTGTVLTVEALDKAVAAGAEFAFSPFADPEMIAFANSNDIPLVPGALTPTEILQAWQAGAKTIKVFPVSALGGANYIQSLQDPLKGIPLIPTGGVTMNNAKSMLKAGAIAVGLAGSLFPKKAIETGDWEIVQMVARRLVKLLT; encoded by the coding sequence ATGACTCCCAATTCCTGGCACCAACTTCTCACCCAAAATCGCGCGATCGCAGTGATTCGAACGGCCCATTACGATCGCGGGTGGGGCATGGCCAATGCCGTTGCCCTGGGAGGAATGCGCTTAATCGAAGTCACCTGGGATAGCGATCGTGCACCTGAGTTGATTATGCGATTACGCGAGGCTCACCCCGATTGCGTCATTGGCACGGGAACGGTACTGACCGTAGAGGCGTTGGATAAAGCTGTAGCCGCCGGGGCAGAATTTGCCTTCTCGCCCTTCGCTGACCCCGAGATGATTGCTTTTGCCAATTCCAACGACATTCCCCTCGTACCTGGAGCTTTAACGCCGACGGAAATTCTACAGGCATGGCAGGCCGGGGCAAAAACGATTAAGGTCTTTCCTGTCAGTGCCCTCGGTGGGGCAAATTACATCCAAAGCTTGCAAGATCCCCTCAAAGGCATTCCCTTAATTCCCACAGGGGGCGTCACAATGAATAATGCCAAATCGATGCTGAAAGCTGGGGCGATCGCAGTGGGGCTAGCGGGGAGTTTGTTCCCGAAAAAGGCGATCGAAACAGGAGATTGGGAGATTGTGCAGATGGTAGCTCGCCGTTTGGTGAAATTGCTGACTTAG